The following proteins are encoded in a genomic region of bacterium:
- the lipB gene encoding lipoyl(octanoyl) transferase LipB, producing the protein MRTAWLVRCGRLAYGDAWALQKSLLAARQAGAIPDAVVLLEHPPVITLGRAARPTNVLAGPALLSARGIEMFQIERGGDVTYHGPGQLVGYPIVDLRAFNEDIGRYVRALEAALISALRTWEIAAERLPGFPGVWAGGAKVAAIGVAVKRKVTMHGFALNVDPDLGAFDLINPCGLGRPVTSIARLLGRPVSLDEAALPVAGALADALDVRWDERKLEDVRAALAPAPDGGAAAAIFAPADERPAAT; encoded by the coding sequence ATGCGAACGGCGTGGTTGGTGCGGTGCGGACGCCTGGCGTATGGCGACGCGTGGGCGTTGCAGAAGTCGCTGCTGGCGGCGCGCCAGGCCGGCGCGATCCCGGACGCCGTCGTGCTCCTGGAGCATCCGCCGGTGATCACGCTCGGCCGTGCCGCGCGCCCCACCAACGTGCTCGCCGGGCCGGCGCTGCTCTCGGCGCGAGGCATCGAGATGTTCCAGATCGAGCGTGGCGGAGACGTCACCTACCACGGTCCGGGCCAGTTGGTTGGGTATCCGATCGTCGACCTCCGCGCGTTCAATGAGGACATCGGCCGTTACGTGCGCGCGCTCGAGGCCGCGCTGATCTCGGCCCTTCGGACCTGGGAGATCGCCGCGGAGCGCCTGCCGGGCTTTCCCGGCGTCTGGGCGGGCGGGGCGAAAGTCGCGGCGATCGGCGTGGCGGTGAAGCGCAAGGTGACGATGCACGGCTTCGCCCTGAACGTCGATCCGGACCTCGGGGCCTTTGACCTGATCAACCCGTGCGGGCTCGGGCGGCCCGTGACCTCGATCGCGCGCCTGCTCGGCCGGCCGGTATCGCTCGACGAGGCGGCGCTGCCCGTCGCGGGCGCGCTCGCGGACGCGCTCGACGTGCGGTGGGACGAACGGAAACTCGAGGATGTTCGCGCCGCCCTTGCCCCGGCGCCGGACGGCGGCGCCGCGGCCGCGATATTCGCGCCGGCGGACGAGCGGCCCGCCGCCACGTAA
- a CDS encoding M14 family metallopeptidase: MGQDLVTLGPLRAAPGAKVTGFLPVPGTPIEMPVTIVNGAAAGPRLAITAGVHGGEYPGIEAAIRTAADLRAGDVRGTVVIVHIVDVPSFAARSIYICPLDGKNPNRVFPGKADGTASERLAHTLFTEVIAPSDAYVDLHGGDINEALVPFTIIVETGNVEVDARARDLARVYGIRYVVRGRVGGGTYAAAAQRNIPAILTEAGGQGLLDEPSLAAHVRGLRNVLRHLRLVEGAPEPAGPVTVLTEMHWVRSQHTGLSYLSVKPGDRVEQGVRIGEVRDYFGRRLTELHAPASGIVLFTVTTPATNPNDPLFAVAVPE; encoded by the coding sequence ATGGGACAGGATCTCGTAACGCTAGGACCGCTCCGCGCCGCGCCCGGTGCGAAGGTGACCGGGTTTCTCCCCGTGCCGGGGACGCCGATCGAGATGCCCGTCACGATCGTGAACGGCGCGGCCGCGGGGCCGCGGCTCGCGATCACCGCGGGCGTCCACGGCGGCGAGTATCCCGGCATCGAGGCGGCGATCCGCACCGCGGCCGACCTCCGGGCGGGGGACGTTCGCGGCACCGTCGTGATCGTGCACATCGTCGACGTGCCGTCGTTCGCCGCGCGCAGCATCTACATCTGTCCGCTCGACGGCAAGAATCCGAACCGCGTCTTCCCCGGCAAGGCGGACGGCACCGCGAGCGAGCGACTCGCGCACACGTTGTTCACCGAAGTGATCGCGCCGAGCGACGCGTACGTCGATCTGCACGGCGGGGACATCAACGAGGCGCTCGTGCCGTTCACGATCATCGTCGAGACCGGCAACGTCGAGGTCGACGCGCGCGCCCGGGATCTCGCGCGTGTCTACGGCATCCGGTACGTCGTGCGGGGACGCGTCGGCGGCGGAACGTACGCGGCCGCGGCGCAGCGCAACATCCCCGCGATCCTGACGGAAGCCGGCGGGCAGGGCCTCTTGGACGAACCGTCGCTCGCGGCGCACGTGAGGGGCCTGCGCAACGTCCTGCGCCACCTGCGTCTTGTCGAAGGCGCGCCCGAGCCCGCCGGGCCGGTGACGGTGCTCACCGAGATGCACTGGGTCCGGTCCCAGCACACCGGGCTGTCGTACTTGAGCGTGAAGCCCGGCGACCGCGTGGAGCAGGGGGTTCGGATTGGCGAGGTTCGCGACTACTTCGGCCGCCGTCTCACCGAGCTGCACGCCCCGGCGTCGGGGATCGTTCTCTTTACCGTGACGACCCCGGCGACGAACCCGAACGATCCGCTGTTCGCGGTGGCCGTACCCGAGTAA
- a CDS encoding methyltransferase domain-containing protein has product MKADRTNWEARYRGGDRPHDGPPSELLRRWLPKAIPAGRRGPARTALDVATGLGRNALLLARAGYRVDAVDISPTALREAARRARREGLRGICWIAADLDRWRPPRAHYDVVVNAFFLNRRLFPALRAAVRPGGVIVFETHLARDNDPGNSPPGRRFRLRPGELRRALRGWDMLYVKDGLGRTGRRVLALGRIVARRPATPAHSAGWSRPRGGVTRVRPPRTADRSGSSPGSSR; this is encoded by the coding sequence GTGAAGGCCGATCGAACGAACTGGGAAGCCCGCTATCGCGGGGGCGACCGCCCGCACGACGGGCCGCCGTCGGAGTTGCTCCGGCGCTGGCTGCCGAAGGCGATCCCCGCGGGCAGACGGGGGCCGGCGCGAACCGCGCTCGATGTCGCCACCGGACTCGGCCGCAACGCCCTACTGCTCGCCCGCGCCGGCTATCGGGTCGACGCGGTCGACATCTCGCCCACCGCCTTGCGGGAAGCCGCGCGGCGTGCGCGCCGAGAAGGCCTCCGCGGCATCTGCTGGATCGCGGCCGACCTCGACCGGTGGCGTCCGCCGCGGGCGCACTACGACGTCGTGGTCAACGCCTTCTTTCTAAACCGGCGGCTGTTCCCCGCCCTACGGGCGGCGGTGCGGCCCGGCGGCGTGATCGTTTTCGAGACGCATCTGGCCCGCGACAACGACCCGGGGAATAGCCCGCCCGGCCGTCGGTTCCGGCTGCGGCCCGGCGAACTCCGCCGCGCGTTGCGCGGGTGGGACATGCTCTACGTAAAGGACGGACTGGGCCGCACCGGACGGCGCGTGCTGGCGCTCGGGCGCATCGTCGCGCGCCGGCCGGCAACGCCGGCGCATTCCGCCGGCTGGTCCCGCCCCCGCGGGGGCGTTACTCGGGTACGGCCACCGCGAACAGCGGATCGTTCGGGTTCGTCGCCGGGGTCGTCACGGTAA
- a CDS encoding peptidoglycan DD-metalloendopeptidase family protein has translation MRSRLRVLIGCVALVATMVTWTASAWPAAPASPQTQLRHVQQQLADRQRQLVKTRHEEHRVLGELAQTEQRLHAAETQLHQTTAALTGTRRAVADARDALRTVSERLTLHEQLMTERLRTFYKDGPLGYLDVLLGATDFRDFVVRSYLVGMIVSQDLRLYQQVTEERDRRDAVKTTLTRREADLATQQRRWMVSRQETVALATQRRKMLAQIRTQREMQEAAVRELEAESFRIADLIRRQQRGGSHGGPRLNLVTGSFDWPARGPITSGFGWRIDPFIHRRALHTGIDIAAPMGTPVEAAESGTVLYVGWMTGYGNMVVLDHGNGVSTVYAHLSAYLVRVGESVAKGQVIARVGRTGWTTGPHLHFEVRQDGQPIDPLAP, from the coding sequence ATGCGGAGCCGTCTCCGGGTCCTGATAGGGTGTGTCGCGCTCGTCGCGACCATGGTCACGTGGACCGCGTCCGCGTGGCCCGCCGCTCCCGCTTCGCCCCAAACTCAGCTTCGGCACGTGCAGCAGCAGCTTGCCGACCGTCAGCGCCAGCTCGTCAAGACCCGGCACGAGGAACACCGCGTCCTGGGCGAGCTGGCCCAGACCGAGCAGCGCCTTCACGCCGCGGAGACGCAGCTGCACCAGACCACGGCGGCTCTTACCGGCACGCGACGGGCCGTCGCCGACGCGCGCGACGCGCTGCGCACCGTCTCCGAGCGACTGACTCTGCACGAGCAGCTCATGACGGAGCGCCTGCGGACGTTCTACAAGGACGGTCCGCTCGGGTACCTCGACGTGCTTCTCGGTGCGACCGACTTTCGCGACTTCGTCGTGCGCTCGTACCTGGTCGGGATGATCGTGTCGCAGGACCTCAGACTGTATCAGCAGGTGACCGAAGAGCGCGACCGGCGCGACGCCGTGAAGACGACGCTCACGCGGCGGGAGGCCGATCTCGCGACGCAGCAGCGACGGTGGATGGTGAGCCGCCAGGAGACCGTGGCGCTCGCCACCCAGCGCCGCAAGATGCTGGCGCAGATCCGTACGCAGCGCGAGATGCAGGAAGCAGCCGTCCGCGAGTTGGAGGCCGAGTCGTTCCGCATCGCGGATCTGATCCGCCGCCAGCAACGGGGCGGGAGCCACGGCGGCCCGCGGCTCAACCTCGTCACCGGCTCGTTCGACTGGCCGGCGCGCGGGCCGATCACCTCCGGATTTGGGTGGCGGATCGACCCGTTCATCCACCGCCGGGCACTGCACACCGGCATCGATATCGCGGCGCCGATGGGCACGCCCGTCGAAGCGGCGGAGAGCGGGACGGTGCTGTACGTCGGGTGGATGACCGGATACGGCAACATGGTTGTGCTCGACCACGGCAACGGTGTCTCGACCGTCTACGCGCACCTATCGGCCTATCTCGTCCGCGTCGGTGAGTCGGTGGCCAAAGGGCAGGTCATCGCCCGCGTCGGCAGGACGGGGTGGACCACCGGGCCGCACCTCCACTTCGAAGTGCGTCAGGACGGCCAACCGATCGACCCGCTCGCCCCGTAG